One Pseudomonas sp. HOU2 genomic window carries:
- the nuoN gene encoding NADH-quinone oxidoreductase subunit NuoN: MEFTIQHFIALAPLLITSLTIIVVMLAIAWRRNHSQTFLISVAGLNLALLSILPALKVAPLAVTPLLQIDTFACLYMALILVATLACVTLAHAYLGDGGSGYPGNREELYLLILMAAAGGLVLVSAQHLAGLFIGLELLSVPVYGLVAYAFFNKRSLEAGIKYMVLSAAGSAFLLFGMALLYADAGTLSFNGIGQALATTNLPSSLAQLGLGMMLIGLAFKLSLVPFHLWTPDVYEGAPAPVAAFLATASKVAVFAVMVRLFQISPAASSGVLSDVLSVIAVASILFGNLLALTQSNLKRLLGYSSIAHFGYLLIALVASKGLAVEAIGVYLVTYVITSLGAFGVITLMSSPYNGRDADALYEYRGLFWRRPYLTAVLTVMMLSLAGIPLTAGFIGKFYIIATGVESHQWWLVGSLVLGSAIGVFYYLRVMVTLYLIEPNLRRHDAQLHWEQKAGGVMLLAIAVVAFFLGVYPQPLLTLVQQAGLAG; encoded by the coding sequence ATGGAATTCACGATTCAACACTTTATTGCGCTTGCGCCACTGTTGATCACCAGCCTCACCATTATCGTGGTGATGCTGGCAATCGCCTGGCGCCGCAACCACTCGCAGACCTTCCTGATCTCGGTCGCCGGTCTGAACCTGGCCTTGCTGTCGATCCTGCCAGCCCTGAAAGTCGCGCCTCTGGCCGTGACCCCATTGCTGCAGATCGACACCTTCGCCTGCCTGTACATGGCGCTGATCCTGGTCGCCACCCTCGCCTGTGTGACTCTGGCCCACGCCTACCTCGGCGATGGCGGTTCGGGTTACCCGGGCAACCGTGAAGAACTGTACCTGCTGATCCTGATGGCCGCCGCCGGTGGTCTGGTTCTGGTCAGCGCGCAGCACCTGGCCGGTTTGTTCATCGGTCTGGAACTGCTGTCGGTACCGGTCTACGGTCTGGTGGCTTATGCCTTCTTCAACAAGCGTTCGCTGGAAGCCGGCATCAAGTACATGGTGCTGTCGGCCGCCGGTTCCGCGTTCCTGTTGTTCGGTATGGCGCTGCTCTACGCTGACGCCGGCACCCTGAGCTTCAACGGTATCGGTCAGGCACTGGCTACCACCAACCTGCCGAGCTCGCTGGCGCAGCTGGGTCTGGGCATGATGCTGATCGGTCTGGCGTTCAAGCTGTCGCTGGTACCTTTCCACCTGTGGACGCCGGACGTGTACGAAGGTGCTCCGGCGCCGGTGGCCGCGTTCCTCGCCACGGCGTCGAAAGTTGCCGTGTTCGCGGTGATGGTGCGTCTGTTCCAGATCTCCCCTGCCGCGAGCAGTGGCGTGCTGAGCGATGTGCTGAGCGTGATCGCCGTCGCCTCGATCCTGTTCGGTAACCTGCTGGCCCTGACCCAGAGCAACCTCAAGCGTCTGCTCGGTTACTCGTCCATCGCGCACTTCGGCTACCTGCTGATCGCTTTGGTGGCGAGCAAGGGTCTGGCGGTGGAAGCCATCGGCGTGTACCTGGTCACCTACGTGATCACCAGCCTCGGCGCGTTCGGCGTGATCACCCTGATGTCCTCGCCGTACAACGGCCGCGACGCCGACGCGCTGTACGAGTACCGCGGCCTGTTCTGGCGCCGTCCGTACCTGACCGCCGTATTGACCGTGATGATGCTGTCCCTGGCCGGTATCCCGCTGACCGCTGGCTTCATCGGCAAGTTCTACATCATCGCCACCGGTGTCGAGTCGCACCAATGGTGGCTGGTCGGTTCCTTGGTACTGGGCAGCGCCATCGGCGTGTTCTACTACCTGCGCGTGATGGTCACCCTGTACCTGATCGAACCGAACCTGCGTCGCCACGACGCCCAGCTGCACTGGGAACAGAAGGCAGGCGGCGTGATGCTGCTGGCCATCGCCGTGGTCGCGTTCTTCCTGGGTGTATACCCGCAGCCATTGCTGACTCTGGTTCAGCAGGCGGGTCTGGCGGGCTGA
- a CDS encoding GNAT family N-acetyltransferase, translating to MFDIRRVTPNDARIAFEIRRQAIRHQCIGAYSEQQILEWTKGCAEDGYDTLMQKHFYLGCIEDEPVATGMLDLEHREIGAIFIRPDVMQRGLGKRVLFFLEDLARDLGLTEVCLDATLNAVDFYRRCGYVGEESAVYQSPSGLQLACVPMVKKL from the coding sequence ATGTTCGACATCAGAAGAGTCACCCCGAACGATGCCCGGATAGCGTTCGAGATACGGCGACAGGCCATCCGACATCAATGCATCGGTGCCTACAGCGAGCAACAGATACTCGAGTGGACCAAGGGTTGCGCTGAGGACGGTTACGACACGCTGATGCAAAAGCATTTCTATCTGGGCTGCATCGAGGATGAACCCGTGGCAACCGGCATGCTCGATCTGGAGCACCGGGAAATCGGCGCGATCTTCATTCGCCCGGATGTCATGCAGCGTGGGCTGGGCAAGCGTGTTCTGTTCTTTCTCGAAGATTTGGCGCGGGATCTCGGGCTGACCGAGGTGTGCCTGGACGCAACATTGAATGCGGTCGACTTTTATCGTCGCTGCGGTTATGTCGGGGAGGAGAGTGCGGTTTATCAATCACCTTCAGGCCTGCAACTGGCCTGCGTGCCGATGGTGAAGAAACTGTGA
- a CDS encoding OprD family porin, whose amino-acid sequence MVNNTKMSMAALAVVVGSGPSMVFAEDQPEGFVEGSSLTVLNRNFYFNRDHRNGQSSPTGNGYSEAWAHAVISKFESGFTQGTVGVGVDAFALLGLKLDTGDGRNGGRSSFDVLPVNRDGQARDEYTKVGGAAKVRAFDTVIKVGDVFPANPVVAAGDSRLLPESFRGVTASNTSIDGLSIQGGRLHAMSQPVSSDMRENFATFYAGPVNSPWIAYGGGDYVLNKNLSFSLYSSRLKDAWNQYYAGTAWIYPLSDELSLFGGLNYYKAVDEGKQLLGQFDNNIWSGRVGVKLGAHSVALSHQRNNGNDDFDYLRQSDSIFLDNSIQYSDFNSPKERSWMVRYDLDMSPYGVPGLSFMTRYARGTDADYSNANAVYMRRDAEGNPLTDQKRWERDVEVKYVVQSGSMKDLSLRLRQATTRATAFESDLDEVRVIVEYPLAIL is encoded by the coding sequence ATGGTTAACAATACAAAAATGTCGATGGCCGCTTTAGCGGTGGTGGTCGGCTCAGGGCCGTCCATGGTGTTTGCAGAAGACCAGCCCGAAGGCTTTGTCGAAGGCAGCAGCCTGACGGTGCTCAACCGCAACTTCTACTTCAATCGTGATCATCGCAATGGCCAGTCCAGCCCGACCGGCAACGGTTATTCCGAAGCCTGGGCGCACGCAGTGATCAGCAAGTTCGAATCCGGTTTCACCCAAGGCACCGTCGGGGTCGGTGTCGATGCGTTTGCCCTGCTCGGCTTGAAACTCGACACCGGCGACGGACGCAACGGCGGGCGCAGTTCGTTCGATGTGCTGCCGGTCAACCGTGACGGCCAGGCGCGGGATGAATACACCAAGGTCGGTGGCGCCGCCAAAGTGCGGGCCTTCGACACGGTGATCAAGGTCGGTGATGTGTTCCCGGCCAACCCGGTGGTGGCCGCTGGTGATTCGCGCTTGTTGCCGGAGAGCTTTCGCGGCGTGACGGCGAGCAACACCAGCATCGACGGTCTGTCGATCCAGGGCGGTCGTCTGCACGCGATGAGCCAACCGGTGTCCAGCGACATGCGCGAAAATTTCGCCACGTTTTACGCCGGTCCGGTCAACTCGCCGTGGATCGCTTACGGCGGCGGCGATTATGTGCTGAACAAAAACCTCAGTTTCAGCCTGTATTCCAGTCGCCTCAAGGACGCCTGGAACCAGTACTACGCCGGCACCGCATGGATCTATCCACTGTCGGACGAGTTGTCGCTGTTCGGCGGCCTGAACTATTACAAAGCGGTCGACGAAGGCAAACAACTGCTCGGCCAGTTCGACAACAACATCTGGAGCGGCCGCGTCGGCGTGAAACTCGGCGCGCACTCCGTCGCCCTCTCCCACCAGCGCAACAACGGCAACGACGACTTCGATTACCTGCGCCAGTCGGACTCGATCTTCCTCGACAACTCGATCCAGTACAGCGACTTCAACTCGCCGAAAGAACGTTCATGGATGGTGCGCTACGACCTCGACATGAGCCCTTACGGTGTGCCGGGGCTGTCATTCATGACCCGTTACGCGCGTGGCACCGACGCCGACTATTCCAACGCCAACGCCGTGTACATGCGCCGCGACGCCGAAGGCAATCCGCTGACCGACCAGAAGCGCTGGGAGCGCGACGTCGAAGTCAAATACGTGGTGCAGAGCGGCTCGATGAAAGACCTGTCGCTGCGTTTGCGCCAGGCCACCACCCGCGCCACGGCGTTCGAGTCCGACCTGGATGAAGTGCGGGTGATCGTCGAATACCCGCTGGCAATTCTCTGA
- a CDS encoding DUF2474 family protein, with product MATIESREVKSSRWYKRLGWLLLIWFGSVVSLAVVASVLKLAMYAAGMRTH from the coding sequence ATGGCTACCATTGAATCGCGTGAGGTCAAATCCTCCCGCTGGTACAAGCGTCTGGGCTGGTTGTTGCTGATCTGGTTCGGCAGTGTGGTATCGCTCGCGGTGGTGGCGAGTGTGCTGAAACTGGCGATGTATGCAGCGGGAATGAGGACCCACTGA
- the cydB gene encoding cytochrome d ubiquinol oxidase subunit II: MGIQGIDLSLIWGVIIAFGVMMYVIMDGFDLGLGILFPLIPDEQERDVMMNTVAPVWDGNETWLVLGGAALYGAFPLAYGVILEALYLPLILMLCGLIFRGVAFEFRFKSSPQKRHWWDKAFIGGSLLATFSQGVAIGAYVSGIPVVNRQFAGGGLDWLAPFPLVCGVGLVVAYALLGSTWLLVKTEGMLESRMRLFTRPLAWLLTAMVVVIGAWTLKLHPELATRWSTSGHLMVFAGLVALALLALFGLLRTLRQRHTHWPFVFTLVLMLLGYIGLALSIWPNIIPPSVSLWAAASPPSSQLFALIGALFILPVILMYTFWSYYVFRGKVRIGDGYH, encoded by the coding sequence ATGGGTATTCAAGGTATCGATCTCTCGTTGATCTGGGGTGTGATCATCGCCTTCGGAGTGATGATGTACGTGATCATGGACGGCTTCGATCTGGGCCTGGGCATCCTGTTTCCGCTGATCCCCGATGAGCAGGAGCGCGACGTGATGATGAACACCGTCGCCCCGGTGTGGGACGGCAACGAAACCTGGCTGGTGCTTGGTGGCGCGGCGCTGTATGGCGCGTTTCCACTGGCCTACGGGGTGATTCTGGAGGCGCTGTACCTGCCGCTGATCCTGATGCTCTGCGGGCTGATTTTCCGAGGTGTGGCGTTCGAGTTTCGCTTCAAGTCGTCGCCGCAAAAGCGTCACTGGTGGGACAAGGCGTTTATCGGTGGTTCGCTGCTGGCGACGTTCTCCCAAGGTGTGGCGATCGGCGCGTACGTATCGGGCATTCCCGTGGTGAATCGGCAGTTTGCCGGTGGCGGCCTGGACTGGCTGGCGCCGTTCCCGCTGGTGTGCGGCGTCGGTCTGGTGGTGGCGTATGCGCTGCTGGGCAGCACCTGGCTGCTGGTCAAGACCGAAGGCATGCTCGAGTCGCGGATGCGTCTGTTCACCCGGCCGTTGGCGTGGTTGCTGACGGCGATGGTGGTGGTGATTGGTGCGTGGACGCTGAAGTTGCACCCGGAGCTGGCCACTCGCTGGTCGACCAGCGGACACCTGATGGTATTCGCCGGGTTGGTGGCGCTGGCGCTGCTGGCGTTGTTCGGGCTGCTGCGCACCTTGCGTCAGCGTCATACCCACTGGCCGTTCGTGTTCACTCTGGTGCTGATGCTGCTCGGTTACATCGGTCTGGCGCTGAGCATCTGGCCGAACATCATCCCGCCATCGGTGAGCCTGTGGGCGGCGGCATCACCGCCGTCGAGCCAGTTGTTCGCCTTGATCGGCGCTCTGTTCATCCTGCCGGTGATCCTGATGTACACCTTCTGGAGCTACTACGTATTCCGCGGCAAAGTGAGGATTGGCGATGGCTACCATTGA
- a CDS encoding cytochrome ubiquinol oxidase subunit I, translating to MLNIEALDLARIQFAFTVSFHIIFPAITIGLASFLAVLEGLWLKTRDDTYRDLYHFWSKIFAVNFGMGVVSGLVMAYQFGTNWSGFSDFAGSITGPLLTYEVLTAFFLEAGFLGVMLFGWNRVGRGLHFFATVMVAIGTLISTFWILASNSWMQTPQGFEIVDGRVMPLDWLAIVFNPSFPFRLAHMAIAAFVATAFFVGSSAAWHLLRGNNTAPVRRMFSMALWMALIVAPIQAVVGDAHGLNTLEHQPAKIAAIEGHWENADNGPTPLVLFGIPDMQAEKTKYALEIPYLGSLILTHSLDKQIPALKSFPKEDRPNSTIIFWSFRVMAGLGMLMILVGVLGLALRRGGRLYQHRGFQRLVLLMGPSGLIALLAGWITTEVGRQPWVVYGLMRTHDAASHHSVAQMSTSLLLFVVIYCSVFTVGIGYMMKLVRKGPQPHHEHPPEGDQLQTPRRPISAATAPMKEH from the coding sequence ATGCTCAACATTGAGGCACTGGACCTGGCGCGAATTCAATTCGCGTTCACGGTTTCGTTCCACATTATCTTCCCGGCGATCACCATCGGCCTGGCGAGTTTCCTCGCGGTACTCGAAGGCCTGTGGCTGAAAACCCGTGACGACACTTACCGCGATCTCTACCACTTCTGGTCGAAGATCTTTGCCGTCAACTTCGGCATGGGCGTGGTCTCGGGGCTGGTCATGGCGTACCAGTTCGGCACCAACTGGAGCGGCTTTTCCGACTTCGCCGGGAGCATCACCGGGCCGTTGCTGACCTATGAGGTGCTGACGGCGTTCTTCCTTGAAGCCGGTTTCCTCGGGGTCATGCTGTTCGGCTGGAACCGCGTCGGCCGTGGCCTGCACTTCTTTGCCACGGTGATGGTCGCCATCGGCACGTTGATCTCGACGTTCTGGATTCTCGCCTCCAACAGCTGGATGCAGACCCCGCAGGGCTTCGAAATCGTCGACGGGCGGGTGATGCCGCTGGACTGGCTGGCGATTGTGTTCAACCCGTCGTTCCCGTTCCGTCTGGCGCACATGGCGATCGCCGCGTTCGTCGCCACGGCCTTCTTCGTTGGTTCGTCGGCGGCCTGGCATTTGCTGCGCGGCAACAATACCGCGCCGGTGCGCAGGATGTTTTCCATGGCGTTGTGGATGGCGCTGATCGTGGCGCCGATTCAGGCGGTGGTCGGTGACGCCCATGGCTTGAACACCCTGGAGCATCAACCGGCAAAAATCGCCGCCATCGAGGGCCACTGGGAAAACGCCGACAACGGCCCGACACCGCTGGTGCTGTTCGGCATCCCCGACATGCAGGCGGAGAAGACCAAATACGCGCTGGAAATCCCGTACCTCGGCAGCCTGATCCTGACCCACAGCCTCGACAAGCAGATCCCGGCGCTCAAGAGCTTCCCGAAAGAAGACCGGCCGAACTCGACCATCATCTTCTGGAGTTTCCGCGTGATGGCCGGGCTGGGCATGTTGATGATCCTCGTCGGTGTGCTCGGTCTGGCGCTGCGCCGTGGCGGCAGGCTCTATCAGCATCGCGGCTTCCAGCGTCTGGTGTTGCTGATGGGGCCGAGCGGGTTGATCGCGTTGCTGGCCGGCTGGATCACCACCGAAGTCGGGCGCCAGCCGTGGGTGGTTTACGGCCTGATGCGCACCCATGACGCCGCGTCGCACCACTCGGTGGCGCAGATGAGCACCTCGCTGCTGCTGTTCGTGGTGATCTACTGCTCGGTGTTCACCGTGGGCATCGGCTACATGATGAAACTGGTGCGCAAGGGCCCGCAGCCGCATCACGAACATCCGCCGGAGGGCGATCAGTTGCAGACCCCGCGGCGGCCCATTTCGGCGGCGACCGCCCCGATGAAGGAGCATTGA
- a CDS encoding FdhF/YdeP family oxidoreductase: MSQVDRYKPYKGAAAGWGAVISLTKSWLGSENALKNIRAMLKTNQNGGFDCPGCAWGEAPGASMLKFCENGAKAVNWEATGRLVDPAFFNKYTVSSLAEQSDYWLEYQGRLTHPMRYDARIDRYVEISWEDAFALIAEHLKGLKSPHEAEFYTSGRASNEAAFLYQLFVRAYGTNNFPDCSNMCHEASAVSMGETLGVGKGTVVYEDLHHADAIFVIGQNPGTNHPRMLEPLREAVKRGAQVVCINPLKERGLERFQNPQNPIEMLSNGWEATNTAYFRPALGGDMAMIRGMVKFLLQWEREAQVSGGEPVFDHAFIAEHTSGLDSYLAEVDATTWEHILEQSGVPLHDIELAARMYGRAKSVIMCWAMGLTQHVHSVPTLQEVINLQLLRGNVGRPGAGLSPVRGHSNVQGDRTMGINELAPKELMDALEKRFNFKVPRMHGHNTVMAIGAMERGEAKVFIGLGGNFAQATPDTPRTHEAMRKLDLTVHISTKLNRSHLVTGRDALILPCLGRTDIDIQAEGPQGVTVEDTFSMVHLSFGQLKPKSAHLKSEPAIIAGIAAATLGKHPIDWEWAVGDYGRIRNLIADVIPGFENFNEKLLTPGGFHLGNDASDRVWNTESGKAQFTPCVLPEHLISEGVRNLPVKPDLILQTMRSHDQYNTTLYGLDDRYRGVYGMRDVIFANEQDIQRLGFEPGQKVDLVALWDDERERRVSGFTLIAYDIPPGQAAAYYPETNPLVPLESYGDRTYTPTSKFVAIRLEAAKVSNLIPSSLA, from the coding sequence ATGTCACAAGTCGACCGTTACAAACCTTACAAAGGTGCCGCTGCCGGTTGGGGCGCTGTGATCAGCCTGACCAAAAGCTGGCTGGGCAGTGAAAACGCCCTGAAAAACATCCGCGCCATGCTCAAGACCAACCAGAATGGCGGCTTCGACTGCCCGGGCTGTGCGTGGGGTGAAGCGCCCGGTGCGAGCATGCTCAAGTTCTGCGAGAACGGCGCCAAAGCGGTGAACTGGGAGGCCACCGGGCGCTTGGTCGACCCGGCGTTCTTCAACAAGTACACGGTATCGAGCCTGGCCGAGCAGAGCGACTACTGGCTGGAATATCAGGGCCGTTTGACCCACCCGATGCGTTACGACGCGCGTATTGATCGCTACGTGGAAATCAGCTGGGAAGACGCGTTCGCGCTGATCGCCGAACACCTCAAGGGCCTGAAATCGCCGCACGAGGCCGAGTTCTATACCTCGGGCCGGGCCAGCAACGAAGCGGCGTTTCTCTACCAGTTGTTCGTCCGCGCCTACGGCACCAACAACTTCCCGGACTGTTCGAACATGTGCCACGAAGCCAGTGCGGTGAGCATGGGCGAGACGCTCGGCGTCGGTAAAGGCACAGTGGTCTACGAGGATCTGCATCACGCCGACGCGATTTTCGTCATCGGTCAGAACCCCGGCACCAACCACCCACGGATGCTCGAACCGCTGCGCGAAGCGGTGAAACGCGGGGCACAAGTGGTGTGCATCAACCCGCTGAAAGAGCGTGGCCTGGAACGTTTCCAGAACCCGCAGAACCCGATCGAGATGCTCAGCAACGGCTGGGAAGCGACCAACACCGCGTACTTCCGCCCGGCGCTGGGTGGCGACATGGCGATGATTCGCGGCATGGTCAAATTCCTTCTGCAGTGGGAGCGTGAAGCCCAGGTCAGCGGCGGCGAACCGGTGTTCGACCATGCGTTTATCGCCGAGCACACTTCGGGTCTGGACAGCTATCTGGCAGAAGTTGACGCCACGACCTGGGAGCACATTCTCGAACAGTCCGGTGTGCCGCTGCACGACATCGAACTGGCGGCGCGCATGTATGGCCGCGCCAAAAGCGTGATCATGTGTTGGGCCATGGGCCTGACCCAACACGTGCATTCGGTGCCGACCCTGCAGGAAGTCATCAACCTGCAACTGCTGCGCGGCAACGTTGGCCGTCCGGGCGCCGGTCTGTCGCCGGTGCGTGGTCACAGCAACGTGCAGGGCGACCGCACCATGGGTATCAACGAACTGGCGCCGAAAGAGCTGATGGACGCCCTGGAAAAACGCTTCAACTTCAAAGTGCCGCGCATGCACGGCCACAACACCGTCATGGCGATCGGTGCGATGGAGCGGGGCGAGGCCAAGGTGTTTATCGGTCTGGGCGGCAATTTCGCCCAAGCCACGCCGGACACCCCGCGCACCCACGAAGCGATGCGCAAACTCGACCTGACCGTGCACATTTCGACCAAGCTCAACCGCAGCCATCTGGTCACCGGTCGCGACGCGTTGATCCTGCCGTGCCTCGGTCGCACCGACATCGACATCCAGGCCGAAGGTCCGCAAGGCGTGACCGTGGAAGACACCTTCAGCATGGTGCATTTGTCATTCGGTCAGTTGAAACCGAAGTCGGCGCACTTGAAGTCCGAGCCGGCGATCATTGCCGGGATTGCCGCCGCGACCTTGGGCAAGCATCCAATCGACTGGGAGTGGGCGGTGGGCGATTACGGACGCATCCGCAACCTGATCGCCGATGTGATTCCGGGCTTCGAGAACTTCAACGAAAAACTGCTGACCCCGGGCGGCTTCCACCTCGGCAACGACGCCTCGGATCGGGTCTGGAACACCGAGTCCGGCAAGGCCCAGTTCACCCCGTGCGTGCTGCCGGAACACCTGATCAGCGAAGGCGTGCGCAACCTGCCGGTCAAGCCGGATCTGATCCTGCAGACCATGCGTTCCCACGATCAGTACAACACCACGCTGTACGGCCTCGACGACCGTTATCGCGGGGTCTACGGCATGCGCGACGTGATCTTCGCCAACGAACAGGATATCCAGCGACTCGGTTTCGAACCGGGGCAGAAGGTCGATCTGGTGGCGCTGTGGGATGACGAGCGCGAGCGTCGGGTCAGCGGTTTCACCCTGATCGCCTACGACATTCCGCCCGGTCAGGCGGCGGCGTACTACCCGGAAACCAACCCGCTGGTGCCGCTGGAAAGCTACGGCGACCGGACCTACACGCCGACCTCGAAATTCGTCGCGATTCGCCTCGAAGCGGCCAAGGTCAGCAACCTGATCCCGTCGTCGCTGGCCTGA
- the moaA gene encoding GTP 3',8-cyclase MoaA, with product MSERVLIDGYNRRVDYLRMSVTDRCDFRCVYCMAEDMQFLPRQQVLTLEEIYQLAQSFVALGTRKIRLTGGEPLIRPGVVKLCEQIAALPGLRELCMTTNGSQLGKLAAPLFDAGVKRLNISLDSLDPERFRQMTRTGDLAQVINGIDAARKAGFTRTKLNVVVMQGRNDQEINDLVSFAIDRQLDVSFIEEMPLGIISEHSRAESFFSSAQVREKIAERFTLIDSAESTQGPSRYWRLAEAPDIRLGFISPHSHNFCGTCNRVRLTVEGRLLLCLGNEHSVDLKAVLRAHPGQPERLEKAIIQAMKLKPYRHNFEVNDDVQVVRFMNMTGG from the coding sequence ATGTCAGAGCGTGTCCTGATCGATGGTTACAACCGCCGCGTCGACTATCTGCGCATGTCGGTCACCGACCGCTGCGACTTCCGCTGCGTGTATTGCATGGCCGAGGACATGCAGTTTCTGCCGCGTCAGCAAGTGCTGACCCTGGAAGAGATCTATCAACTGGCGCAGAGCTTCGTGGCGCTGGGCACGCGCAAGATTCGCCTGACCGGTGGCGAGCCGCTGATCCGTCCGGGCGTAGTCAAGTTGTGCGAGCAGATCGCCGCCCTGCCCGGCCTGCGCGAGCTGTGCATGACCACCAATGGCTCACAGTTGGGCAAACTCGCCGCGCCGCTGTTCGACGCCGGGGTCAAGCGCCTGAACATCAGCCTCGACAGCCTCGACCCGGAGCGCTTCCGGCAAATGACCCGCACCGGTGATCTGGCGCAGGTGATCAACGGCATCGATGCGGCGCGCAAGGCCGGTTTCACCCGCACCAAACTCAACGTGGTGGTGATGCAGGGGCGCAACGATCAGGAGATCAACGATCTGGTGAGCTTTGCCATCGACCGCCAGCTCGACGTCTCCTTCATCGAGGAAATGCCGCTGGGGATCATCAGCGAACACAGCCGCGCCGAGTCGTTTTTCTCCAGTGCCCAGGTGCGCGAGAAGATCGCCGAACGCTTCACCCTGATCGACTCCGCCGAGTCGACCCAAGGCCCATCACGCTACTGGCGGCTGGCCGAAGCGCCGGACATTCGTCTGGGGTTCATCTCGCCGCACAGCCATAATTTCTGCGGCACCTGCAACCGGGTGCGGCTGACTGTCGAAGGACGCCTGCTACTGTGTCTGGGTAACGAGCATTCGGTGGATCTCAAAGCTGTGCTGCGTGCGCATCCCGGGCAACCGGAACGTCTGGAGAAAGCCATTATCCAAGCCATGAAGCTCAAGCCGTATCGACACAACTTTGAAGTGAACGACGACGTGCAAGTGGTTCGCTTCATGAATATGACCGGCGGTTGA
- a CDS encoding bestrophin family protein has product MIVRPKVNQFAILFTLKGSIAKRIALRTLMVTLLASAIVLMEILHPSNFTKVNATPFTLLGLSLSIFMNFRNNACYDRWYEARKAWGEVIVHIRSVIRETHVIRESVQRKPLLLNLCGFAHALNARLRRESEAAASSKWITPQHDARVPDYSGRILQQVGQQCSDLHQSGELSEWRYMLLANHLTSLTQAQAVCERIKNTPLPFPYTLLLHRTIYLFCILLPFAMAEPLGWLTPLFTAIVSYTFFGLDAIADELEDPFGRDENDLATDSLVRTIERDILSELGETDLPPMLLPVDYVLS; this is encoded by the coding sequence ATGATCGTCAGACCCAAGGTCAACCAGTTCGCCATCCTCTTCACCCTCAAGGGATCGATCGCCAAACGCATCGCCCTGCGCACGCTGATGGTCACCCTGCTGGCCTCGGCCATCGTGCTGATGGAAATCCTTCACCCGAGCAACTTCACCAAGGTCAACGCCACGCCGTTCACCTTGCTCGGGCTGTCACTGTCGATCTTCATGAATTTTCGCAACAACGCCTGCTACGACCGCTGGTATGAGGCGCGCAAGGCCTGGGGCGAGGTGATCGTGCACATTCGTTCGGTGATCCGCGAGACCCATGTCATCCGTGAGTCGGTACAACGCAAGCCGTTACTGCTCAACCTCTGCGGGTTTGCTCATGCGCTGAACGCGCGGTTGCGTCGGGAAAGCGAAGCGGCGGCCAGCAGCAAGTGGATCACCCCGCAACACGATGCGCGGGTGCCGGACTACAGCGGAAGGATTCTGCAGCAGGTCGGCCAGCAGTGCTCCGACCTGCATCAAAGCGGTGAACTGAGCGAGTGGCGCTACATGCTGCTGGCCAATCACCTGACCAGCCTGACTCAGGCGCAAGCGGTGTGCGAGCGGATCAAAAACACCCCGCTGCCCTTCCCCTACACCTTGCTGCTGCACCGCACGATCTACCTGTTCTGCATCCTGCTGCCGTTCGCCATGGCCGAACCGCTGGGCTGGCTGACCCCGCTGTTCACGGCGATTGTCAGCTACACGTTCTTTGGTCTGGACGCGATTGCCGATGAACTGGAAGACCCGTTCGGCCGCGACGAAAACGATTTGGCGACCGACTCGCTGGTACGCACCATCGAGCGCGATATTCTCAGCGAACTGGGTGAAACCGACCTGCCGCCGATGTTATTGCCGGTGGACTACGTCCTGAGCTGA